Proteins encoded in a region of the Microbacterium neungamense genome:
- a CDS encoding amidohydrolase family protein, with product MSTEPAEPGATESLATERLVTASDVPLLDHHCHGVTTADLDRAAFEAMITESDWDAPDGTTHFDSQVGFAIRRHCAPVLGLPPFATPEEYLQRRRELGGAEASRRLLRATGISDYVIETGHRGDEILDPEGMADAGAARAFEVVRLERIAEELVLDGCDAAAFRTAYERMLDERLQHAIGVKSIAAYRIGLDFAPERPDADEVDTAVATWLERIAAGAPVRLDDPVIIRHLLWTAVDRASAIQFHIGYGDADVDLHRCSPLLLTQFLRLTRETGARVMLLHCYPFHREAGYLAQVFPHVYFDVGLAINYTGSRSEEVIAETLELAPFHKILFSTDAFGVAELYHLGALLFRRGLEGALETFAERDGWPPAERSRITELIAWRNARRAYRLDGAGASA from the coding sequence GTGTCTACTGAGCCCGCAGAGCCCGGCGCCACGGAGAGCCTCGCCACTGAACGCCTCGTCACGGCATCCGACGTCCCCCTGCTCGACCATCACTGCCACGGTGTCACCACCGCCGATCTCGACCGTGCGGCCTTCGAGGCGATGATCACCGAGTCGGACTGGGACGCCCCCGACGGGACCACGCACTTCGACAGCCAGGTCGGTTTCGCCATCCGTCGCCACTGCGCGCCGGTGCTGGGGCTGCCGCCGTTCGCCACACCGGAGGAGTACCTGCAGCGGCGCCGCGAGCTCGGCGGGGCCGAGGCGAGCCGCCGGCTGCTGCGCGCCACCGGGATCAGCGACTACGTCATCGAGACCGGGCACCGCGGCGACGAGATCCTCGACCCGGAGGGGATGGCGGATGCCGGCGCCGCGCGCGCCTTCGAAGTGGTCCGCCTGGAGCGGATCGCCGAGGAGCTCGTGCTGGACGGATGCGACGCCGCGGCTTTCCGCACCGCCTACGAGCGGATGCTGGACGAGCGCCTGCAGCACGCGATCGGCGTGAAGTCGATCGCGGCGTACCGGATCGGCCTCGATTTCGCCCCGGAGCGCCCGGACGCCGACGAGGTCGACACCGCCGTCGCCACCTGGCTCGAGCGGATCGCGGCGGGCGCCCCGGTCCGGCTCGACGACCCCGTGATCATCCGCCACCTGCTGTGGACCGCGGTCGACCGCGCGAGCGCCATCCAGTTCCACATCGGGTACGGGGATGCGGATGTGGATCTGCACCGCTGCAGCCCGCTGCTGCTCACCCAGTTCCTGCGGCTCACCCGCGAGACCGGCGCGCGCGTGATGCTGCTGCACTGCTACCCGTTCCACCGCGAGGCCGGCTACCTGGCGCAGGTGTTCCCGCACGTGTACTTCGACGTCGGGCTGGCCATCAACTACACCGGCTCGCGCTCGGAGGAGGTCATCGCCGAGACGCTGGAGCTCGCGCCGTTCCACAAGATCCTCTTCTCGACGGATGCCTTCGGCGTGGCCGAGCTGTACCACCTCGGCGCCCTGCTGTTCCGCCGCGGCCTCGAGGGGGCGCTGGAGACCTTCGCCGAACGGGACGGTTGGCCCCCGGCCGAACGCTCCCGCATCACCGAGCTGATCGCCTGGCGCAACGCCCGGCGGGCGTACCGCCTCGACGGCGCCGGAGCGTCCGCGTGA
- a CDS encoding glutamine synthetase family protein yields the protein MSLIDQPLSRPAQAPTGTDAMQTPPTPDVDELIFIATTDIAARTKGRSMRLADFDERTSLGWVPANLGIGSLGHIVDDIPYGSTGDLRLRPDLSSLARVDGIPGRPPLNIVFADLVNTDGTPWESCPRTFLRDAVDQLRTEFGITTRCSFEHEFVDVSAKGDHHPFSLQAFRRAEPIGSRLMTVLNRAGLEPETWLPEYGRHQYEITVAPSDPVTAADRAILVRDIVYDIFDAHGREASFAPVVSPGETGNGVHVHFGLDDADGETLVFDADRPGRLSPLAGSFAAGIVKHGPAMAALFAPLATSYLRLAPHNWSTARAFLGLQNREALLRICPTNEIDGRDPRRQLHFEFRGGDIGANPWILLGLILRAGMQGLREGLETPEIVDGELDLDGRHAHLPKLPRSLEEALTVLKEDEVVSGWFSPAFLATYEAIKRDEFASVQARSLAEQCEVYARVY from the coding sequence ATGAGCCTCATCGACCAGCCCCTCAGCCGCCCCGCCCAGGCGCCGACCGGAACGGATGCCATGCAGACGCCGCCCACCCCCGACGTCGACGAACTGATCTTCATCGCCACCACCGACATCGCCGCCCGTACGAAGGGCCGCTCCATGCGGCTGGCGGATTTCGACGAGCGCACGTCCCTCGGGTGGGTGCCGGCGAACCTCGGCATCGGCTCGCTCGGCCACATCGTCGACGACATCCCCTACGGCTCCACCGGCGACCTCCGCCTGCGGCCCGACCTCTCCTCGCTCGCCCGCGTCGACGGGATCCCCGGCCGCCCGCCGCTGAACATCGTCTTCGCCGACCTCGTCAACACGGACGGCACACCGTGGGAGAGCTGCCCGCGAACCTTCCTGCGCGACGCCGTCGACCAGCTGCGCACCGAGTTCGGGATCACCACCCGCTGCTCCTTCGAGCACGAGTTCGTCGACGTCAGCGCGAAGGGCGACCACCACCCGTTCTCGCTGCAGGCCTTCCGCCGCGCCGAACCGATCGGCTCGCGGCTGATGACCGTGCTCAACCGCGCCGGACTCGAGCCGGAGACGTGGCTGCCCGAGTACGGACGGCACCAGTACGAGATCACGGTCGCACCGTCCGACCCGGTCACCGCCGCCGACCGTGCGATCCTCGTCCGCGACATCGTCTACGACATCTTCGATGCGCACGGCCGGGAGGCCTCCTTCGCCCCCGTCGTCTCGCCCGGCGAGACCGGCAACGGCGTGCACGTCCACTTCGGCCTGGACGACGCCGACGGCGAGACGCTCGTCTTCGACGCCGACCGCCCCGGCCGGCTCTCCCCGCTCGCCGGCAGCTTCGCCGCCGGCATCGTGAAGCACGGTCCGGCCATGGCGGCGCTGTTCGCACCGCTCGCGACGAGCTACCTGCGCCTGGCCCCGCACAACTGGTCCACGGCGCGCGCGTTCCTCGGCCTGCAGAACCGCGAGGCGCTGCTGCGGATCTGCCCCACCAACGAGATCGACGGCCGCGACCCGCGCCGTCAGCTGCACTTCGAATTCCGCGGCGGCGACATCGGCGCGAACCCGTGGATCCTGCTCGGACTCATCCTGCGGGCCGGCATGCAGGGGCTGCGTGAGGGGCTGGAGACGCCGGAGATCGTCGACGGCGAGCTCGACCTCGACGGACGTCACGCCCACCTGCCGAAGCTCCCCCGCAGCCTCGAGGAGGCGCTCACGGTGCTGAAGGAGGACGAGGTGGTGTCGGGCTGGTTCTCGCCGGCGTTCCTGGCGACCTACGAGGCCATCAAGCGCGACGAGTTCGCCTCGGTGCAGGCGCGCTCGCTCGCCGAGCAGTGCGAGGTGTACGCCCGTGTCTACTGA
- a CDS encoding APC family permease, translated as MTSTTHTPRDLAHDTGAAPRKTLRLWEVVAISVGFMGPVMAMSLNGIGVAGLVGASVPFTFIVSFLGTMLVAYAFIRLTRYITHAGSVYALAGSTLGPRAGFFGGFALLGTYLFFAACIAGACAVFFEAMMVELGVTLPAWSWVLVPVVVAVFTLLLNVRESTVTARTLLGIGFLGIAAMVILSVVIIVRVATGDAPVSTGVDLSVLLPGDAPISAVMTAAVFGFLSWAGFESGTSLGEETRNPKRVVPIALLLAVVLAGLIYILVMFAQTIGFGTDAEGIAAFAGASSTLTTLASTYIGQWFAVLIAVFAFLVAFASLLSSTAAASRLLFALARDGFGPRAFAATSAKTGVPVNSTVFVVILTVVLAVGFGLLGATSVDVYYWFATIATLCMVVAYGMTSVGVIRHTFSRGSTIPKWEAIIPVLGLAFLVYVYVIQIAGQQPPYTYFPWIAGAWCLIGLVIVLAKPALADRIGSRLSTEDLD; from the coding sequence ATGACGTCAACGACGCACACCCCGCGCGACCTCGCGCACGACACCGGCGCGGCACCGCGCAAGACACTCCGGCTCTGGGAGGTCGTCGCGATCTCCGTCGGCTTCATGGGGCCGGTGATGGCGATGTCGCTGAACGGCATCGGCGTGGCCGGCCTCGTCGGGGCATCCGTGCCCTTCACGTTCATCGTCTCGTTCCTCGGCACGATGCTCGTGGCCTACGCGTTCATCCGGCTCACCCGCTACATCACCCACGCCGGCTCCGTATACGCGCTCGCCGGATCCACGCTCGGCCCGCGCGCCGGCTTCTTCGGCGGATTCGCCCTCCTCGGCACCTACCTGTTCTTCGCGGCCTGCATCGCCGGCGCCTGCGCCGTGTTCTTCGAGGCCATGATGGTCGAGCTGGGGGTCACCCTTCCTGCCTGGAGCTGGGTGCTCGTGCCGGTCGTCGTCGCCGTCTTCACTCTCCTCCTCAACGTGCGCGAATCCACGGTCACCGCGCGCACGCTGCTGGGCATCGGCTTCCTCGGGATCGCCGCCATGGTCATCCTCTCCGTCGTGATCATCGTCCGCGTCGCGACCGGCGACGCCCCGGTGTCCACCGGCGTCGACCTCTCCGTGCTGCTGCCCGGCGACGCGCCGATCAGCGCGGTGATGACCGCCGCCGTCTTCGGCTTCCTGTCCTGGGCGGGCTTCGAGTCCGGCACGTCGCTCGGCGAGGAGACCCGCAACCCGAAGCGCGTCGTGCCGATCGCGCTGCTGCTCGCGGTCGTCCTCGCCGGCCTCATCTACATCCTCGTGATGTTCGCGCAGACTATCGGCTTCGGCACCGACGCGGAGGGCATCGCGGCCTTCGCCGGCGCATCCTCCACCCTGACCACCCTCGCCTCCACCTACATCGGCCAGTGGTTCGCCGTGCTCATCGCCGTCTTCGCGTTCCTCGTCGCCTTCGCCTCGCTGCTCAGCTCCACCGCCGCGGCATCCCGCCTGCTCTTCGCCCTCGCCCGCGACGGCTTCGGCCCGCGCGCCTTCGCCGCCACCAGCGCGAAGACCGGCGTCCCGGTGAACAGCACCGTGTTCGTCGTGATCCTCACCGTCGTCCTCGCCGTCGGCTTCGGCCTGCTCGGCGCCACCTCGGTCGATGTGTACTACTGGTTCGCGACGATCGCCACGCTCTGCATGGTCGTCGCCTACGGCATGACCTCGGTCGGCGTCATCCGGCACACCTTCTCCCGCGGATCCACCATCCCGAAGTGGGAGGCGATCATCCCGGTGCTGGGCCTGGCCTTCCTCGTCTACGTGTACGTGATCCAGATCGCCGGACAGCAGCCGCCGTACACCTACTTCCCGTGGATCGCCGGCGCGTGGTGCCTCATCGGCCTCGTGATCGTGCTCGCCAAACCCGCCCTCGCGGACCGCATCGGATCCCGCCTCAGCACGGAGGACCTCGACTGA
- a CDS encoding IS110 family transposase, translating to MTIVANTFAYVIGADTHSRTHTLAVLDARTGARVDTRTFPTTPAGLSRAVAWIARRTSGLADVLVTIEGVGSYGARLARACQDAGYRVVESFPTAARERRGRGKSDEIDAELIARSVLGVDADNLRDPRQDAGVRAALRVLIGARDLINLERTRSINALTALLRTVDLGIDARASLTKKQLAAIESWRTRQEDLATATARREAIRLARRVAVCDEDLAANRDAITALVAASDAAILLDEPGIGAINAAVIIAAWSHPGRVRSEAAFAVLAGVSPVPASSGNTTRHRLNRGGDRRLNRALSSIALTRMSHHPPTRAYVERRRAEGRTTKEIRRSLKRYIARQLYRRLSEQSGLDNT from the coding sequence ATGACCATCGTCGCAAACACGTTCGCGTATGTCATCGGCGCGGACACCCATTCCAGAACACACACTCTCGCCGTGCTCGACGCGCGCACTGGCGCCAGAGTGGACACTCGGACCTTCCCGACGACGCCGGCGGGATTATCACGCGCGGTCGCGTGGATCGCTCGGCGCACCAGCGGGCTGGCCGATGTGCTCGTAACGATCGAGGGCGTCGGCTCGTATGGCGCCCGGCTCGCGAGAGCATGCCAGGACGCCGGCTACCGGGTCGTGGAGTCGTTCCCGACAGCGGCACGTGAACGTCGCGGACGAGGCAAGAGCGACGAGATCGACGCGGAACTGATCGCCCGCTCCGTGCTCGGCGTCGATGCCGACAACCTCCGTGATCCGCGTCAGGACGCGGGAGTCCGCGCGGCGCTGCGGGTGCTGATCGGCGCCCGCGACCTCATCAACCTCGAACGCACCAGGTCGATCAACGCCTTGACCGCGCTGCTTCGAACGGTCGACCTCGGCATCGACGCCCGCGCCTCGCTCACCAAGAAGCAGCTCGCGGCGATCGAGTCCTGGCGCACGCGACAGGAGGACCTCGCGACCGCGACAGCCCGCCGGGAAGCGATCCGGCTGGCCCGACGGGTTGCCGTCTGCGATGAGGACCTCGCTGCTAACCGTGACGCGATCACCGCGCTGGTCGCCGCCAGCGACGCCGCAATCCTGCTCGACGAGCCCGGGATCGGCGCGATCAACGCGGCCGTGATCATCGCCGCCTGGTCACACCCCGGCCGGGTCCGCTCCGAAGCAGCGTTCGCCGTGCTCGCCGGCGTCAGTCCCGTGCCCGCCTCGAGCGGAAACACCACCCGTCATCGCCTCAACCGAGGAGGCGACAGGCGTCTGAACAGAGCCTTATCGTCGATCGCGCTGACCCGAATGTCGCACCACCCGCCGACCCGCGCCTACGTCGAACGCCGACGAGCCGAAGGACGCACCACCAAGGAAATCCGCCGCTCACTCAAGCGATACATAGCCCGCCAGCTCTACCGCCGCCTCAGCGAGCAGAGCGGACTTGACAACACATAG
- a CDS encoding helix-turn-helix domain-containing protein — protein MGAKIRGARESATMTQDQLAVAAEIDSSNIRAYESGRALPSIHTLLRIADALGTPLTYFLEDLRLGMFPANETDRRRRRAL, from the coding sequence GTGGGGGCCAAGATCCGCGGGGCTCGGGAGTCCGCGACGATGACGCAGGACCAGCTCGCGGTGGCCGCCGAGATCGACTCCTCGAACATCCGCGCCTACGAATCCGGGCGCGCGCTGCCGAGCATCCACACTCTGCTGCGCATCGCGGATGCCCTCGGCACGCCGCTCACGTACTTCCTCGAAGATCTGCGGCTCGGGATGTTCCCCGCGAACGAGACCGACCGGCGCCGCCGGCGCGCGCTCTGA
- the pheA gene encoding prephenate dehydratase, with amino-acid sequence MTERRTYSYLGPAGTFTEAALEQVPEARGHIWNPVHNVGEALAEVLEGRSDAAMIAIENSIEGGVSTTLDALATKPGLRILGEYLVRVNFVLVASPGTTLDDVNVIAAHPVAYAQCHGWLGRHLPTHSHVPAASNVASALGILDGTLPAQAAIAAPGIVQHHDLAVLAEDIGDNENAVTRFVLVTRTTVPPAPTGADKTSLIVELPEDHPGALLELLEQFSTRGINLSLIESRPIGDELGRYRFVLDADGHILDERMADALLGIRRFSPRVVFLGSYPRADRRIVQYPERYADEVFVEARDWLRALIAGEPEA; translated from the coding sequence GTGACCGAACGCCGCACCTACAGCTATCTGGGTCCCGCCGGAACCTTCACGGAGGCGGCGCTCGAGCAGGTCCCCGAGGCGCGCGGCCACATCTGGAACCCGGTGCACAACGTCGGCGAGGCGCTCGCCGAGGTGCTCGAGGGGCGCAGCGACGCCGCGATGATCGCGATCGAGAACTCCATCGAGGGGGGCGTCTCCACCACCCTGGACGCGCTCGCGACCAAGCCGGGGCTGCGGATCCTCGGAGAGTACCTGGTCAGAGTCAACTTCGTGCTGGTCGCCTCGCCGGGCACGACCCTGGACGACGTGAACGTCATCGCCGCGCATCCGGTGGCCTACGCGCAGTGCCACGGCTGGCTCGGGCGCCACCTGCCCACGCACTCGCACGTCCCCGCGGCGAGCAACGTCGCCTCCGCCCTCGGCATCCTCGACGGCACGCTTCCGGCGCAGGCCGCGATCGCCGCCCCCGGCATCGTCCAGCACCACGACCTCGCCGTGCTCGCGGAGGACATCGGCGACAACGAGAACGCGGTGACCCGGTTCGTCCTGGTCACGCGCACCACCGTGCCGCCGGCCCCCACCGGCGCGGACAAGACGTCCCTCATCGTCGAGCTGCCCGAGGACCACCCCGGCGCTCTGCTCGAACTGCTCGAGCAGTTCTCCACGCGCGGCATCAACCTCTCGCTGATCGAGTCCCGCCCGATCGGCGACGAGCTCGGCCGCTACCGCTTCGTGCTCGACGCAGACGGGCACATCCTCGACGAGCGGATGGCGGACGCCCTGCTCGGCATCCGCCGGTTCAGCCCGCGCGTCGTGTTCCTCGGCTCGTACCCGCGCGCGGACCGGCGCATCGTGCAGTACCCCGAGCGCTACGCCGACGAGGTCTTCGTCGAGGCCCGCGACTGGCTGCGCGCGCTGATCGCCGGCGAACCGGAGGCGTAA
- the pgm gene encoding phosphoglucomutase (alpha-D-glucose-1,6-bisphosphate-dependent) — protein MTSRAGLPAEEKDLIDVDELIAAYYDRHPDPADPGQRVVFGTSGHRGSSLSTSFNEDHILATTQAIVDYRREQGIEGPLFLGRDTHALSLPAERSAIEVLIANGVDVRVDARDSWVPTPALSHAILTYNRGREASDPGRADGIVVTPSHNPPRDGGFKYNPPHGGPADTDATGWIAARANELIAAGLEGVQRTRYADIDAETIGEYDFRDAYVRDLPSIIDVEAIKRAGVRIGADPMGGASVEYWALIAEMHGLDLTVVNPEVDPTWRFMTLDWDEKIRMDPSSPSAMASLVAKKGDYDVLTGNDADADRHGIVTPDAGLMNPNHYLAVAIDYLFSHRPEWPRDAAIGKTLVSSMIIDRVAESLGRRLLEVPVGFKWFVPGLLDGSVAFGGEESAGASFLRRDGSVWSTDKDGILLCLLAAEIIAVTGKTPSERYRELEQAFGASAYQRVDAPATPEQKATLGKLSPDAVTATSLAGEEITAKLSHAPGNGAAIGGLKVQTEHAWFAARPSGTEDVYKLYAESLRGPEHLAQVQEEARAVVAAALGG, from the coding sequence ATGACGAGCCGAGCCGGCCTCCCCGCGGAGGAAAAAGACCTCATCGACGTCGACGAGCTGATCGCCGCCTACTACGACCGCCATCCGGATCCGGCGGATCCCGGGCAGCGCGTCGTGTTCGGCACCAGCGGGCACCGCGGCTCATCCCTGTCGACGAGCTTCAACGAGGACCACATCCTCGCCACCACGCAGGCGATCGTCGACTACCGGCGCGAGCAGGGCATCGAGGGGCCGCTGTTCCTCGGCCGCGACACGCACGCGCTGTCCCTGCCCGCCGAGCGCAGCGCCATCGAGGTGCTCATCGCGAACGGCGTCGACGTCCGTGTCGACGCGCGCGACTCGTGGGTGCCGACTCCGGCTCTCAGCCACGCCATCCTCACCTACAACCGCGGCCGCGAGGCATCCGACCCCGGCCGCGCCGACGGCATCGTGGTGACCCCGAGCCACAACCCGCCCCGCGACGGCGGCTTCAAGTACAACCCGCCGCACGGCGGCCCCGCCGACACCGACGCCACCGGCTGGATCGCGGCGCGCGCGAACGAACTGATCGCCGCCGGTCTCGAGGGCGTGCAGCGCACCCGCTACGCCGACATCGACGCGGAGACCATCGGCGAGTACGACTTCCGCGACGCGTACGTGCGCGACCTGCCCTCGATCATCGACGTCGAGGCGATCAAGCGCGCGGGCGTCCGCATCGGCGCCGACCCGATGGGCGGCGCGTCGGTGGAGTACTGGGCGCTGATCGCCGAGATGCACGGGCTCGACCTCACGGTGGTGAACCCGGAGGTCGACCCGACCTGGCGGTTCATGACGCTGGACTGGGACGAGAAGATCCGGATGGATCCGTCCTCGCCGAGCGCGATGGCGTCGCTGGTCGCCAAGAAGGGCGACTACGACGTGCTCACCGGCAACGACGCGGACGCCGACCGGCACGGGATCGTGACCCCGGATGCCGGGCTGATGAACCCGAACCACTACCTCGCCGTCGCGATCGACTACCTGTTCTCGCACCGGCCGGAGTGGCCGCGGGATGCCGCGATCGGCAAGACTCTGGTGTCGTCCATGATCATCGACCGGGTCGCCGAGTCGCTGGGACGGCGGCTGCTGGAGGTGCCGGTCGGGTTCAAGTGGTTCGTGCCGGGGCTGCTGGACGGCTCCGTGGCCTTCGGCGGCGAGGAGTCGGCCGGCGCCTCGTTCCTGCGGCGGGACGGCAGCGTGTGGTCGACCGACAAGGACGGCATCCTGCTGTGCCTGCTGGCCGCGGAGATCATCGCGGTCACCGGCAAGACGCCGTCCGAGCGGTACCGCGAGCTGGAGCAGGCGTTCGGCGCATCCGCGTACCAGCGTGTGGACGCGCCGGCGACGCCGGAGCAGAAGGCGACGCTCGGCAAGCTGTCGCCGGATGCCGTGACCGCGACCTCCCTCGCCGGTGAGGAGATCACGGCCAAGCTGTCGCACGCCCCGGGCAACGGCGCGGCGATCGGCGGCCTGAAGGTGCAGACCGAGCACGCCTGGTTCGCCGCCCGCCCGTCCGGCACGGAGGACGTCTACAAGCTGTACGCCGAGAGCCTGCGCGGCCCGGAGCACCTCGCCCAGGTGCAGGAGGAGGCTCGCGCCGTCGTCGCCGCAGCCCTGGGCGGCTGA
- a CDS encoding TetR/AcrR family transcriptional regulator: protein MGRSEGSRLGRDDWARAAFEMFSASGLSAVAVERVAEALGATKGSFYWHFRNRGELVNAVLELWLAETEEIIDDIVGISDPRERLRLLFERVFALVPRDRAELDLLRRTDDPAVAAAIERVSARRVAFMTESLTAAGLAPGVAHDRAVQAYAMWLGLLQLQASLPALMPATAAERDRFVQSALGVLDGLLPARE from the coding sequence ATGGGGCGTAGCGAGGGATCCCGGCTCGGGCGCGACGACTGGGCGCGTGCGGCGTTCGAGATGTTCAGCGCGTCGGGCCTGAGCGCGGTCGCGGTCGAGCGCGTCGCCGAGGCTCTCGGGGCGACCAAGGGCAGCTTCTATTGGCACTTCCGCAACCGCGGCGAGCTGGTGAACGCCGTCCTGGAGCTCTGGCTGGCCGAGACCGAGGAGATCATCGACGACATCGTCGGGATCTCCGATCCTCGTGAGCGGCTGCGCCTGCTCTTCGAGCGCGTGTTCGCCCTGGTGCCGCGTGATCGGGCGGAGCTGGATCTCCTGCGCCGGACGGATGATCCGGCCGTGGCCGCCGCGATCGAACGGGTCAGCGCCCGGCGCGTCGCCTTCATGACCGAGAGCCTGACCGCGGCCGGCCTCGCCCCCGGCGTCGCGCACGACCGCGCGGTTCAGGCGTACGCGATGTGGCTCGGCCTGCTGCAGCTGCAGGCGTCGCTGCCGGCGCTGATGCCCGCGACCGCGGCGGAGCGGGACCGGTTCGTCCAGTCGGCGCTGGGCGTTCTCGACGGGCTCCTCCCCGCGCGCGAGTGA
- a CDS encoding SRPBCC family protein, whose amino-acid sequence MVRNIHERVVAGTPDEVWDVLIDFGALYPASSGTFALPDGVFPGAPVRHDRVAYRVGEVEPGRRLWFDVGRAMPRGHGVELFAVERGTLVRHSIDSPLRGLFALLWPITLRRQHDRAIEGLLDNLERAMARKAARTP is encoded by the coding sequence ATGGTGCGGAACATCCACGAGCGCGTGGTCGCCGGCACCCCGGACGAGGTCTGGGACGTGCTCATCGACTTCGGGGCCCTCTATCCCGCCAGCAGCGGGACGTTCGCGCTGCCGGACGGTGTCTTCCCCGGCGCCCCGGTGCGGCACGACCGCGTCGCGTATCGCGTCGGGGAGGTGGAGCCGGGCCGCCGGCTCTGGTTCGACGTCGGACGCGCGATGCCCCGCGGGCACGGCGTCGAGCTCTTCGCGGTGGAAAGAGGGACCCTCGTCCGGCATTCCATCGACAGCCCGCTGCGCGGACTGTTCGCGCTGCTCTGGCCGATCACGCTGCGCCGGCAGCACGACCGCGCGATCGAGGGACTCCTGGACAACCTCGAGCGCGCCATGGCCCGCAAGGCCGCGCGGACGCCGTAA
- a CDS encoding substrate-binding domain-containing protein, translating to MRTSDDRLAGFRAGFASGGGTVERTYRGTFERESGAVTMSAALADGIEPGTLVFALSDVVAIGAMTAIREAGRRVGDDIAICGFGDVPVSRDVTPQLTTVRVPLSDLGYQAFRAAVDPDWSQPDATLEVLVRASSPGASER from the coding sequence GTGCGCACCTCGGACGACCGCCTCGCCGGGTTCCGCGCCGGTTTCGCATCCGGAGGCGGCACGGTCGAGCGCACCTACCGCGGCACCTTCGAGCGCGAATCGGGCGCCGTGACGATGTCCGCCGCACTGGCCGACGGGATCGAGCCGGGCACGCTGGTGTTCGCGCTCAGCGACGTCGTGGCGATCGGTGCGATGACCGCGATCCGTGAGGCCGGCCGCCGCGTCGGCGACGACATCGCGATCTGCGGCTTCGGCGACGTGCCGGTCAGTCGGGACGTGACCCCGCAGCTCACCACCGTGCGCGTGCCCCTGAGCGATCTCGGCTACCAGGCGTTCCGTGCCGCCGTCGACCCCGACTGGTCGCAGCCCGACGCGACGCTGGAGGTCCTCGTCCGCGCCAGCTCACCCGGGGCCTCGGAGCGCTGA
- a CDS encoding LacI family DNA-binding transcriptional regulator: MVSDGRRVSMAQVAARAGVSGQTVSRVVNGSPRVDPATRARVEEAMAELGYRPHRAARALRTGRSHTIGLVVTTLATVGNSRTLQGVAETAAERGYALTVVTAGPTAAAIDGAFDTLRDQGVDGLIVLNEASALLDRDRVPGDLRLVVIDAPHGSPFRSVQSDHADGAAAATGRLLALGHPSVDHLAGPEGSYAAAERERGWRETLERAGIPAPPVVRGDWSADSGYAAASALATAGAVFCANDQMALGLIRGLTESGRRVPEDVSVVGFDDVPDAANYRPPLTTVRQDFTALARTAVAALVADIEAAPAPAASVIPTELVLRESAAAASFGAAVSPHPPR; the protein is encoded by the coding sequence ATGGTGAGTGACGGGCGCCGGGTGTCGATGGCGCAGGTGGCGGCGCGCGCCGGGGTGTCCGGGCAGACGGTGTCGCGGGTCGTGAACGGCAGCCCGCGGGTGGATCCCGCCACGCGGGCCCGGGTCGAGGAGGCCATGGCTGAGCTGGGCTACCGCCCGCACCGCGCCGCCCGCGCGCTGCGCACCGGCCGCTCGCACACCATCGGGCTGGTGGTCACGACGCTCGCGACGGTCGGCAACTCGCGGACGCTGCAGGGGGTCGCCGAGACCGCCGCCGAGCGCGGCTACGCCCTCACCGTGGTCACCGCGGGCCCGACGGCGGCCGCGATCGACGGGGCCTTCGACACGCTCCGAGACCAGGGCGTCGACGGCCTGATCGTCCTGAACGAGGCATCCGCTCTCCTCGACCGCGACCGCGTCCCCGGCGATCTCCGCCTCGTCGTCATCGATGCGCCGCACGGCTCGCCCTTCCGGTCGGTGCAGAGCGACCACGCCGACGGCGCCGCCGCCGCGACCGGACGGCTGCTCGCTCTCGGGCATCCGTCGGTCGACCACCTCGCCGGCCCCGAAGGGTCCTACGCCGCCGCCGAGCGCGAGCGCGGCTGGCGCGAGACCCTCGAGCGCGCCGGCATCCCGGCGCCGCCCGTCGTGCGCGGGGACTGGTCGGCCGACAGCGGGTACGCCGCCGCATCCGCCCTCGCCACCGCCGGCGCGGTCTTCTGCGCCAACGACCAGATGGCGCTCGGCCTGATCCGCGGCCTCACCGAGAGCGGCCGCCGCGTGCCCGAGGACGTCAGCGTGGTCGGCTTCGACGACGTGCCGGACGCCGCCAACTACCGGCCGCCGCTCACCACGGTGCGCCAGGACTTCACCGCGCTCGCCCGCACCGCCGTCGCCGCGCTGGTCGCCGACATCGAGGCGGCGCCCGCGCCCGCGGCATCCGTCATCCCCACCGAGCTGGTGCTCCGAGAATCGGCGGCCGCCGCGTCCTTCGGCGCCGCCGTCTCCCCGCACCCGCCCCGCTAG